ACGTAACTAAGCTCCCAACCAGCGGatagcagattttaatacagttctgcatgcGCTATATTTGTATCCGGCCTCCATCAGTAGTAAGAACGTGTAGAAATACTGATTTTTTAGCAGAAGTTCAATGGAAGCTCGTTTGTCGAAACCTAGATTTGCTAATAACATGTTCGGAGACAGTTCCCAGCCGCCAATTGGTCGTTGACGGTTGATCCTCAGTTACTTTCCCTAATATAAGAAAATTGGAATAGCACATTGTTTGACAGATTAATCAATTGCGGCAGGAACAGAAATTTTTATCTGAATCTGCAGACTACCCACACTGAAACCCGGTATATTGCTATCACTCCGTGGCACCCTCAGCGCTTATCATAACCTCTCTGAAATGAGATTCGTTTACGACCCACTTTAAGACTTTGCCTCAGCTGATATGTTCGTCGCGTAGATCGACTCGCAATTCAGCTGGTATGTTTGTTGCGTAGATCGCAGACACTGCCGATTGAAGCGCCTGTTGAGGATCTTCCACGATTCTTACAGTGGTTGAAGAAACAGCAGAACCACCAATTTTCGATAGTTTCATGTCCTGCCAAGCCAAATCAAACAGAACCAGATGATGACAACCTACGACAAAAGCAATTGTTGCAAAGTTTCTTTGAATTTACGACCTGGATCCAATAATACCTCAGAGTTCACTTACCAAAAGACCTAAGACCTAGACAAAAGACCTAGCAAAAGACGTAGAATTGGTGATGTAATATCAACATAATGTGGTCCTACACTAGCATACATTTTGACAACGAACTCTAGGATGCTGCATACACTTTCATCTTTAACACAAATTTTTTAAACAGAATTATAGGAGTGAAAAATGAAGTACCGTCAAATTGgggtaaaaagaagaaaatatttacatatttctatCAATGTAGTAATTGTAGCCTTGATTAATTGGAAAACATTGGCACCCATCAAGTATCCTCAAGCAACAACTGTCACATGTTTTTCATTGCGTTATTCAATCTGCATCTTTCTATCTTTTTTCTATCTATCTTCTTGGAttttttcattccttcagcagatacaTTCGATATAGtctccgacgggtttatatgatatttcctcatgtgaaaTTTATTAGTAAAGTTGTGTAAATCGTGGAAAAGTAAAATAAAGATTCGGATGGGAATTTTGCATGGgcgggcagttcacaacgcgcattttcgcctactagtGGTTTGATCAACTAGTGGTTTGAGAGATTTatcatgtgtgtgtgtgtgtgtatcatcctctatccctcacccatctGGGGGTGTTGGATAAGTAGTACTATgcataatttgatcagatctcatgctctaTAGTGGTCCCTTTTTGTTGTGAAGGCTAGTACAGTAAAAAGGGATCACTTCTAAAGCAAGAATTGTGTCTTCAAGAAGTGTGGGGAAAGGGATGTACCAGCTCtccataacaggtacagcaaaataTCACATAGACgcccttagggaagatccataaagtacgtcacgcaaaaatcggcgattttcaaccccccctccccccttcgtcacactttttgtattaaacctctagaatttttgtatgaatcgtcacgctgctcggaaccccccatCCCTCCTTAGAGTGTGACGttctttgtggatggccccttatgctgtaaccgtttggttacaaattgtagatttttgttttggtagggtatctgttcctatatcaataacaataaggcaatgcgcatatgaaatgcattgatttctcacccaacaatcaagaaacatgtgaataattatgctcggctcatgtaatttttaattgaaaacaatttgataacttcaaaaatgaaattttcatcacattatagaagtatttagctaaaaaacatcattaccgccatgcacctatttcaataacattcaaaaacagttaatcctatgcctgtacctatatcaataatactgtttccaacataaaatacgcacactattacatgtgtgtatacgtaacgatatgattgcagtgatgccgaattcttcagtattttgtatttgatttgaaatataattacaaaattgctgtttttgttgcagttttccatcttataagttcaattttgtgtttgtcataatttatcttttcgatataatttattttacaaatttcacaattatacccttgtggcccgaggtaaacaacccttcagggaagttcgaggtgttttgagagatcgtgatgttgtctatatgcaggccatttatactTTTCTTGgagcttctgacatcaaaattttttttttttctttcttcaatgttttttttttgttaagtctctacctttttgttccgtagagccccatagctcttgccatccggaagatgctcccagtcgaaccattcctcgagcacgacgacacgccacatcgccactgacgccaaatgcccggatgagaaactgaaatttcctgatcccaaatcctaagccccgtccatccttaaacattgttaactaacctcgagtcaccacgagtacgctggcttctacccccctcttactaaccgtataataaaatgatattgattgtatatatcacaaagaacaatggctccgtaaagtgttatacacgcctgagcctaccaaataaacgaaattggaaaaaaaaaaaaaaaaatttcacaatgaaagttcattcaagcattttttaaataaaaatgttggtcggcaacccttgcagatactgccagccatgtaaacagtttggaatacggacaaggataattgagacgttgttcgaaagaaacctatatcaaactataggaaatcgcgatggttttttaaatataattatattcatagtgaaaacatgatgtgctttatgtgctgtgaagtgaattttgaagggatagaattgttttagcccgaaattgagtggaaaacaacggcgtgaaaacagatgaatctgctagtagcaatcgagcagtgcatcaaaccatcagttcaaaggtaggaaaatgcaaataaaagtgctttctaattttatcttttaataatttgattcttgtgaattaaaacattactcaaacaaaatcttgaataatattccaaacattcaagaatgtgttccatccattattgtttacatacgatgtgagaaattgtaaataaattgatttttatttggtttatcgacggttgggattaatatatgggctgttattaatatgggaacagataccctatattgTTGTTTGTTTCGGAGCCTCCACGTTTCTCGTGTAAAAACAGCAGAACTATCACAGAAGCGTTAGGGTTTGGTACCGCTGTAAAAATAAGGGTGCTACCAAATATTCAACATGGCATCAATATTGGGCAATTGCCATGTTGGATGAAACAACATGCAAAACAGCGGGAAAATTGTGgaggggaattcctgaaaaagagAAGCCATTTTCCTATTGTGGCCTCTTTGTAAATCAGGCGTCCTTGTGCTAAGACGTGTTTAGTGAAGTCAAGTTGTGACAAGTGAACCAGACCCACCCACCCCTGGAGATTTGGGGAAGATGTGTTCAGGACCTCTACTTCCTATTATTTTGTTCCGTCTAGCACACGGTTCGGTCCGCTAAGCCAACAGGCTTTCGGGCCTAAACAGTTAAGGATTGCGTCGTCCATAGTCGGACGAATCCTCAGGCCGTAAAGGAGGATTTCCCCTCTCGGCCGTCCAAGGTGGCTAAGCCAcggccggccgatcgcgcctacGAGGGAAGACGTCTGCCCACCATCGTCCAGCAACGCCCGCTGGTCCCGTCGGACGACGATCGTCCGCATAGTCTCTTGCATCTTGGTTGTGCTCGCTACTGCGTATTGTCGAGTAGTTTCAATTGGCTCCCAGCCAAAAGTCCGCGAACGGTAATCAAGGGTCCGTAGTAGTATACAAAAATCTAACGATTTTGCCGACGGGAGGTGGCAGGGATCCGTGCTTGCACGAATGACATCCACCTTTAATCACTGTTTATTCCTTGAtgtggaaaaaagtgtttgtaCAAGGTTTTTGCCTTCAAAAGAGGTCCTGAGCACATCACGGACACATTTGCGATCGATTGTCGTTTTTCCGATCTGAAATTCGTAGATGTTGGCAAATTTTGTGTTTGAACCGTTTATTGACATTACAACATATATCATAATCAAACTTTACTGTTTTATGTCCAATCCACAATGACAACATACGCGCACTATTCATTTTAAtctgtttgttttgtttcgtcactgtgttttttcgattttgtttcACCCACTTAACCACCACTGATTCTCATACAATGACACGCAAGCGACGAGCAAAGGCTGAAACCAATTATGCAGCAATAAATTGGCAGCCGAAGACATATGATGCGGACGAATCGGACTTGGAAGAATCTACTGAGATTCCCTGTCCGTTACTTTCGACGCATCCTAACTACCCGCTAGAGGAGTTAGAGCTGGACCTCGAAGAGACTCTGCATACCATTCGGGGGCAGAGGACTTCGGGGATAATGATGCCAGCAGATGTcgtgaaaatcaaaagaattattaatttatttatgcgTGACATGGACATCGTCACAAGCGATGCCAATTCTCGCTATTTACCCCCTAGCGCGACATGCGAATTCAGGGAACCGGAGTCGGAACCAGAAGAAAACTATGAGTTGATAATTCCTAGTTCCGATTCCGATGAAAATGATATGTCCTTCAGCGAGTCCGAATTCAATTCGGAAGACCAACTTCTGGTCAATAAGGGAACGACAAGAAGCCCAGTGTCACGCTTTTCTTCCGGTTATTTTTCTCCCGATTTCACCAGTAAGTCGATGCTTCCTTCATTCGACTATCCCCGAGACTTACCTGGTGCTTTCCATTCTTCAAAATCGCAATCTTCGAACCCCGAATCCCTACGAAAGCAAACCCGGACATTTAAGATCCGACGGAAAAAGGCCAACAATAAACTTCGAGCGGAACCAACGGCCAAAGAACTGTGCATAAAAATAACTTCGATTTTGGAACCaacattttcattgaaaaatccCCGTTCCGGACGCACACCTGGAACCCATCAAAAGGTATTTTCtttcaataaaaagaaaaacaaatccaactaagaattaaacaattttatttctcatttatttCAATTTCCACTCTTACCTATGGCAGATTGCCCAGTTCCGGTGCTGTGCGGGATTACTTTTTGCCCCCAGTCACTTGGTGCAATCACCGCCGAAAGGATGAACACCTGGAAAGAATTTgagaaaccaattttaatcattttatAACACCCAAGGACAATGGAATTGTTAGTCGGTTGTGTTAGTTGTAATGAGAATCAATTAGCTGTTAGTCTAGTCCTAATGTAGTTTGACCGACGGATGAAAGACTCCGATCAGTCGTTGAAAAAGGCTAGCATGCAATAAAATGATCCACTTACCTGATTTATTACGGGGATCCATACCAGCACTGGCAGGATCGGAGCGGGAGGCGAGGGGTCAAAACAATTTCCCTCATCTTGCTCCACCTGTGGAGCTGTTGGAAGGGGATCGCCCAATTTGTTTAATTGGCcaaatctaataaaaatattCCAATCATTACTTATGATGGATTGTTAATTGTGTACACTTtacttagggtctgttcacaaattacgtaacgcttttggggggaggggggaggtccaacttgcgttatactttgttacactaaaaggtgggggagggggtgggtactaccaaatgttacgcataacgcgaataaaaatttatttgaatgtctttttttttaatcactgattgaagtaggTAATTGTtgtttatcgttatcgaacattagtcattatcgaaatcaagcatgctgacatagtgggactgttatgcgtaaaaataccaagcgaatattgtatttctcgacaccacagttccgctaaactatgtaaatggttatgatcgcaaattctattttcgtttctactagctgcattgttaaaatccttgatttttgatcatgtgccatccctaacagtgtttaaaaaataccaaaacccaaatgcatcagcgaagaaaaaaaactgcctttaaaattttcacagttacgcgttacacGGGGGACGGAGgagtaccaaaaatgttactttttgttacgagggggagggagggggtatcaaaaactcggatttttgcgttacgttttttgtgaacagacccttacctGATTGCATCTTGCAGAGGCAAGATGATTATCATGGTGTCCGTCCCGGGACCGTTATGGGTTTGCTATTGGGCAATTTTTCGCCTGAAAGATTGCTGCCAAATAGCCCAACAACCCTTGATGAATGGAATCCATTCACCTAAAAAGAGAACACAAACACATACGAAGATTAGTCTTCGATATGTTTATATAAATCGTACGTACTACTTACCGATTAATTCACAAAAAGGCACTTTTCACTTTAAATTATTTCATCGTCACTGCACAGCATAACGTAAACATAAATAAACAATAGATATGCTGTGTCAGTTTGATTTGACAGATTCATGACGTTTCAGCGAGCTGTCACTCACTGACAGTCCGCTCGCCGGCGAATCAATCCCGCCAGGGCTTCGGCCGTGCACATCGAATGTGATCGAATGTGgtgtaaatattgtaaatagGGTTGTAAAATTGTTTTTCGATGCGCAACTtgtaaatattataaataatgTTGTCTACCCATAATACGGGATATTTTAaggattttaatttgttttatgtATATTTTGCAtggtttaatttatttcatttttgtattttaatttGTATATATTGGTGCACGTacgttattgttattttattatatttattatttatatttttaatttgttgtaaAGCTATATTATGATATCGCGCGATATAAGTAGAGTAGTTCAGTAAATTTGAAATTGTTGTTGTGCATTGtatatattttgaaattgttttacaTCCACGAACCGATGACGGCCGAAGATGACTTGAGAGAgcgaatcgaaaaaaaaaaatgcaaaatctcTTCgtgctttcacatttttttcatcGGGGTGGTGGATAGTGTAACCGTTTGGTTACAAATTgtagatttttgttttggtatattGTTGTTTGTTTCGGAGCCTCCACGTTTCTCGTGTAAAAACAGCAGAACTATCACAGAAGCGTTAGGGTTTGGTACCGCTGTAAAAATAAGGGTGCTACCAAATATTCAACATGGCATCATGATTGGGCAATTGCCATGTTGGATGAAACAACATGCAAAATAGCGGGAAAATTGTGGagggaattcctttaaaagagAAGCCATTTCCCTATTGTGGCCTCTTTGTAAATCAGGCGTCCGTGTGCTAAGACGTGTTTAGTGAAGTCAAGTTGTGACAAGTGAACCAGACCCACCCACCCCTGGAGATTTGGGGAAGACGTGTTCAGGACCTCTACTTCCTATTATTTTGTTCCGTCTAGCACACGGTTCGGTCCGCTAAGCCAACAGGCTTTCGGGCCTAAACAGTTAAGGATTGCGTCGTCCATAGTTGGACgaatcctcaggaatttccttaAACGTCAAGGAGGATTTCCCCTCTCGGCTGTCCAAGGTGGTGAAGCCACGGCCGGCCGATTGTGTCAAAGAGGGAAGACGCCTGCAACGTACCAACCAGCAACGCCCGCTGGCCCCGTCGGACGAAAATTGTCCACATCACCGCTCGCCTCGCTAGTCGGCGAGATTTCTGGCCGCACAGTTGGACTGGAGTCGCTGTGGCGGCTATTTCGGCCCATCATCAACAGCAGCAGCGGTATGTACCGGTACAACAACTAAATTAGGTCACACGTAACAAATTAACACACAATTTGATAACACAGAACAACACGCACACGCCACaaataggaaaaataaaatatgcatAAGTAATGTGAAAGTTCCCGGtgttagtttttgtttaccgcGAAAAACCCTTGATTACCCAGTAGTTAGCCGACCCTGGGATTGCCGGAGAGTCTCTTGTGTCCTGGTCGGACTAGGTACTGATTGTTGACGATTCAGGAAATTCTAGTTTCAATGcatactaactactcagggaatagaaggtcaagaagagccaccgctgcttactaaagcttgaaccggatacctgggaatcccacaatatccgcggcaatagcagcaaacgatgccctgtgcgtatttagtttttaATTCAATATGAAGCATCACATAGTAAATAACTGGAACATGCTCACCAAATTCGTAAGTCCATTTGCTTCTATGTGCTTATCCCATTTACGACGTCTCTTCCAGCACGCATAGGATCGAGGCAAATCTTTTTGATGGAGCCTTGGGTGTGGTCTCGGCGGAGGTGGAACATTAGAAGTTACTACCACTGAAGTGCACCAGCTGGATAAGATGCATGTGTAGGTCAGAGTCATTAGAGAAGGTGGGTTTGGGTGTTCTCCGACAAATGTTGGTGTCACGATTAGTACTGCATCCAAAGCCATCGAACAGAAAATCTTCGACGACCTGATTTCGTTGGAAGCACTTTCCTGAGCACTTACTTTagtagttttgttttttttttttcaactcattCCTTACATACAGCAATTTTTTCCGTTTAAATACACGAATCTTCTTTCAAGTACACTTAACCAATGTTCTCAGGGACGGGAAAAAACGGAGAACAAATAACACAAAACGAACATGAACGCCTATGACGTTTACAAGGAAATGCAGGCACTTCAAAATACAATAATCTAAATAATCGCGatacaaattttgtttaaaactgggagttttattcaaatatttgacGGGAGAAAAATTCAGCACACCCGTCTGTTTTCACAGCACACTACGATCCCTCAATCCTATGCCTGCACCTTTAATGCAATAATACTATTACCAACATGAAATTTCAGACAGTAGTCGTAATGAAGCTTCCTTCTTGTTTAGTGGTCAGAAGCAGACCAGAATCTGGTTTGAGAGATttatcatatatttttttgtagttttttttttattttatttttctaacAATTTAAAAGCcacaaaatgtcgaaaaatcGACTTTAATCAGTATTTTTAGGGGAAagaaaatctgcaaacagacacctgggtgAGGCGATACGTTAGGTGCCTGCCAAAGTAAACGCGACAAGCGATGCGGTGCGACTcatgtaaaagaataacaattattatcaatgaactgtcaaattgcgctgtcgcgtcgcgtttactctggcttgctcCTAAGGCTGGGTTCGCTAAACTCGACTCAATAAAACGTCCCAGACTAAAACCAACTTTGCATTAACCACTTCCCCCGGAGAAACTTCATGGATGACTGTTAAGCATTGTGGTTACCgttgtgtgtgcacaaaaacaTTCCGGCACCAAACACCTGTGCTATAGCACTATTTCATATTAGTATAGTGACAAAGAGCGTGCTATGGTCTAATAATAATTGATTCAAGTAGTATCAAGTCATTTGTCCTGATGTTCGTGAATGAATCCACCAAACATATTTATGTGCATCGCAAATGAAACCAGCTAAATAATTCTAGAACTTTATTGTCCACCTTGATTATCTTGGCCAAATAGAAAGCACTAAGCAGAATGTTGTTGCATAAAGTTGTATGTCATCAAAAGCGCTAAATCTCGAGATTTAAATAGACCATTACGAATGCACAACCATAACTACTCAAGGTGTCGATTCATTTAACTTCTAGCAGTATTATTTATCGCATCGACTCCGGATTATTTTCTTGACACAATTAATGTGTTTCGAGATATATTCAAGTACCAGCCAAAGTGCCAGTACTACAAATGTCAAACCTATGTTGATAATGAAACGAAACATGTACTACAACATTAtgtagaaattatggccaattgaagcttgttgaagcaaaatttggcaaaaaattgcTACAGCGCTACTAgtgttctagtacttatgcttctacttgtGGAATTGTCAATATGTGCtcaagaaaaaatgtttttcgtcTTTAATCCGATCCTCCGGTATTTTTCGAATAGCCGAGCTGTAAATTAGAAATGATTCTTGAACAAATGTCAGCGCAAAAAACATGATAGACTTGATTAGAAGATACACTAACTGTTCATAGCTTTGTCAAAATTTGTGGCTCCCTTAATCGTAGAAAATAAAAGaataatattagaaataaaataaCTAAAAACCTATATCGAAATTAAAACCAATCAAATAGCACAAGTAGAAATATTTGACATTATTGTTTGTTAGAAAAGTGCCAATGTTTCTCATTGAAACAAGccgtattttgatttttttttgtttacatttgaggCTTTAATTTAGTTCTTATTCTTTCTCCTCTTGATGATTAAAATATGCAAATATTTACTACCTTTTGAATGTTAAAAAGGCACTCTTTGGAACTCACTCGGCCGCCAGAGTTTTTGGTGCCCTTGGGAAGCGTTTATGATGCCCCTACGTACGGATGTTCCCTTATTCGTTTCACCTTATTCCCTTAAGCGTTTCTGGAAAAATTTGAAGCTTTTAACGATAAACTATGTCGGTGAAGTTAGATGCATGACGTATTCTACACGTCTTCATTAGGATATCTTCTACGGCTGATACATTTACAAAgactttgaaaataaaaatgtaacatGTAACACTTGCATGTAACCCTATTTGATGGTACTCTAACTAACTCTAAACTAGCGCCCGTGACAGCATTCCCGTCTCTAACTCCTAGTCACTTCCCCAAAATAATCCAGAATGTTCGTAGCCTATCAGAACAATCGGTGACGTAACGTATCCCACGCGCAGACATCTTTTTTAAACTGGGAAACTGAAATAGCGTTTAGTGACGTGCCCTTTCTGTTGCAGGTACACGTTCGAATAACGTTTGATCAAAGCTGACCAGGCAACCTCATAGCATGCTTCACTCATTGGAAAATTAGTGACGCTCAAATATAGTGGAAACGTTGTATAATTCGTTGCTATAGATCATCACTTTGAGCGTATCTTTAAATTTCTACCACTTATCGAGCTCACCATTGAGTTCTGGCAACTGTATGCCTGCATAAGCCCCCGCAGCACAACTTGGAAGCACAACTCTTCGAACTCAGCACGTGTCTTCTTCTGGTATTTCGTTTTCTCCTTTTGTTGTTCCATTTTCTCTAGCTACGTCATTGATTGTTCGATTGTTGTGCTGTTCAATAGACGGTCTTCATGCCCCCCTTTCACACTCCATCGTTTCAAACTAAGTCTTGTTCGTGCCCTAGCGAACGACTCtcaatcttttgattttcaattacctatctttcgattatctactccctcatacttttagtagaactgaccgataaagccgatacaCAAATCATCCAGCTATTCTACAGAATCTTTACCAGTCGATCAATATGAGATCAGCAGCCTCAGTGATGATGACGTCTTCAGTAGTCATATAACCTCCGGACTAGTCTAGCCTCTCGAAGGTACTTTCCCAGTGATGCTTTGTATGCAACCGTATGAGTATACTCGCCTCCTGTAACAAAACAGCAGTCCAGATCACTCGGAACCACCGATTGGTTAAGTTCAGTTGACATGTAGCAAGAATCAAGAGTTTATTTATTGCCCTTCCGAACTACGTCGATCCGTTGATCTGCAAACTGTGGAAACGACGTTTTGGTACTCTGAATCACTGAATCTGCTTTCGGttgtttactcaaattttgcgTGAACACCTTCCTACATGTCAACCATATTAAACTTTGCTTCGCACACACCACGTAGTGTGAATGAAAGTAGTGAAATGGTGTACATGGAACTTCCACCAGCAGGATTCGCCGCCGACGGGCCGCCACTTATGTATGCCTGCCCTACCCCCTcatgactattttttttttcgcaatacGATGGGAATCTGCAAACACACACACGTACAGAAGTCCGCCCAACTTCTAAACCCCACCTCATCCAGTTGCTTGCAATAAAGGTAAAAACAAATTGGTAACGGGGTAAAAGGGT
The nucleotide sequence above comes from Armigeres subalbatus isolate Guangzhou_Male chromosome 3, GZ_Asu_2, whole genome shotgun sequence. Encoded proteins:
- the LOC134222938 gene encoding uncharacterized protein LOC134222938, yielding MTRKRRAKAETNYAAINWQPKTYDADESDLEESTEIPCPLLSTHPNYPLEELELDLEETLHTIRGQRTSGIMMPADVVKIKRIINLFMRDMDIVTSDANSRYLPPSATCEFREPESEPEENYELIIPSSDSDENDMSFSESEFNSEDQLLVNKGTTRSPVSRFSSGYFSPDFTSKSMLPSFDYPRDLPGAFHSSKSQSSNPESLRKQTRTFKIRRKKANNKLRAEPTAKELCIKITSILEPTFSLKNPRSGRTPGTHQKVFSFNKKKNKSN